A genomic region of Planococcus kocurii contains the following coding sequences:
- the mreD gene encoding rod shape-determining protein MreD has translation MIRFLIPLICLVLFFMEPVFGLFSPLKIDGELNYIVPRFLIMFLIFLTLYYDLKHAMFYGLFFGLLYDVFYIDIIGLYSFLYPAICLVAAFAFKRIPRNLLTATLLTLVLLALFEFLLYQFFLLISLTGMPLGTFITTRLWPTMIANSIFLVMLGWVFKSVMVTQLSERDNKIGLY, from the coding sequence ATGATCCGTTTTCTTATCCCGTTGATCTGCCTCGTCCTGTTTTTCATGGAACCGGTTTTCGGTCTTTTTTCGCCGCTCAAAATTGACGGTGAATTGAATTACATCGTGCCGCGTTTTTTAATTATGTTCTTGATTTTCTTGACGCTTTATTATGATTTAAAGCATGCGATGTTTTACGGATTATTTTTCGGGCTCTTGTATGATGTCTTTTACATTGATATTATTGGGTTATATTCTTTTTTGTATCCAGCTATTTGTCTGGTAGCGGCGTTCGCATTCAAAAGAATCCCCCGGAATTTATTGACGGCAACCTTGCTGACACTTGTTTTATTGGCATTGTTCGAATTTTTGCTTTACCAATTCTTCCTGCTTATTTCATTAACAGGAATGCCGCTTGGTACATTTATCACGACGCGGTTATGGCCAACGATGATCGCCAACTCCATTTTCTTGGTGATGCTCGGCTGGGTTTTCAAGTCGGTAATGGT
- the mreC gene encoding rod shape-determining protein MreC, which produces MPQLFTNKRLILLLLGVILLVALISFSLRDRDNVSLPEQLIKDAVGAGQSVFSRPAHFVTGIFENVDSLLNTFEENQHLKTRLEEFAGVQAEVKDLRSENEELKKITGKEQSLRDYNPIQATVIARNPDQWEEKIILNQGSNQGVGVNMAVMTASGLIGKVTLTTPTTSTVELISTINPNYRVSAMVVGGAKDVFGLIEGYDAERRELLLKRIDANIELKKGDQVISSGLGGIFPKGILIGTITEVTIDEFGLTKLAYVKPAADFSLLNHVIIADRLMPEVDGEDNGVTGDDES; this is translated from the coding sequence GTGATCGTGACAATGTGTCGCTTCCGGAACAACTTATAAAAGATGCTGTTGGAGCGGGGCAGTCGGTGTTTTCACGCCCTGCTCATTTTGTCACTGGAATTTTTGAAAATGTGGATTCTTTATTAAATACATTTGAAGAAAACCAGCATCTAAAAACGCGTTTAGAAGAATTTGCAGGAGTGCAGGCTGAAGTTAAGGACTTGCGTTCTGAAAACGAAGAATTGAAAAAAATTACCGGCAAAGAACAATCGCTGCGTGATTACAATCCAATTCAGGCTACGGTCATCGCGCGAAATCCCGATCAATGGGAAGAAAAAATTATTCTTAACCAAGGTTCAAATCAAGGCGTCGGAGTAAATATGGCCGTTATGACGGCGAGCGGTTTGATTGGGAAAGTCACATTGACCACACCGACGACGTCAACTGTCGAGTTAATTTCTACGATCAATCCGAATTACCGTGTTTCTGCAATGGTCGTTGGTGGTGCGAAAGACGTTTTCGGCTTAATCGAAGGGTACGACGCAGAACGTCGCGAACTTCTGTTAAAGCGGATTGACGCCAATATTGAATTGAAAAAAGGCGATCAAGTGATATCGAGTGGACTTGGTGGTATTTTTCCAAAAGGTATTTTAATCGGCACCATCACAGAAGTGACGATTGATGAGTTTGGGTTGACAAAGCTTGCTTATGTTAAGCCCGCTGCGGATTTTTCTCTTTTAAACCATGTAATTATCGCAGACCGATTGATGCCGGAAGTGGACGGTGAAGACAATGGCGTGACAGGAGACGATGAATCATGA